In Bacillus sp. 2205SS5-2, the genomic stretch GCCCAAAATCCGACTAATTCCAACTAGATCAGAGAAAATCACATCAAAAGAAGAGAAAACACCTATCCTTTTTCCAATCATATTGAAAAGAAGACCGTTTGGGTTACATATTTAGTTTAGCAAGGAAGTATGAATAATTCAGGTTTATAGAACTAGTCCTATTCACTACACATTGAGTGAAAAGTTTGCATTTACTATTAGTACAAACTTAAAGGAGGTGAAGAGATGTCTTGTACATGTAATTCGAAAACTGATTGTTGTTTCGGTTGTTGCTCAGATGATTTTGTTCAAGATCAAAGTAATTGTTGTAATTTCACGTTACGGGATGGGGTAATCCAAGAAGTTTATGTTGCAGAAGAAGTAGATGTTACGACTTCAGGAACGATTTCCATTAATGGAGGCCTTAATAACGGAGGAGTTGCAGAGTATATAGTACAATTCCGTACCAATGGGGTCGTAAACCGTGAAATTATTGTATTTGGTGAAAGTTGTGTGGTATTCACGGCTACGAGATTTAATAATATTGCGATTACAGCACCTGGAGGTCAAGTTGACCAGCAAGCTAAGGGTGAAATTTGCGTTAGTCCTAGATATCGACTTAGTTAAGGGGTGAGCCATTTCGGACAAGTATTATTATCGCTTTGCAACCACCTTCAGAAATCAAGTGAAGCTACTAACCGCTCTATATCGGCTATGTCAGATTAAGTAGTAATTCTTTTCATCAGGAAAGATATTCTTTAGTAACCAAAAATATAACAAATTTTGTATTGGAGGTTACTTTTTTTCTCTGTCAGTAAATAAAAAAAAGAAAGGGAATGGTACGATGAGTGTAACCAATCATAACAGCGAAGATCTTTGTATTAACACAAAAAAGATCTATGACTGGGTCACTTCTCCTCTAAAGTTAGATATTGAAAAAATGATTAGGATTGAAGAAGAAAAGGCTATAGATGTTGCTTGCTGTCATTTTAATGTACCATGTAACAGTGAAGCACCTTCCACCTTGTGGACTAATATAGAAGTAACAAATATAACCGGTACTTTTTCCATTCACTATCAAGATGGTTGTGAGGGGGAATTAGATGTTTTAGTGAATGGGAATATTATTGCAACTATTAACAAAGGTCAAGAATTTTGTACGACTGTTTCCAATATTGAATCAGTTGAAATCTTATGTAGGGGTACTGTGGGTAGTGGAACGAACTGTGTGGGGATGATGGATATTGAATTAGTGTACAAATTAGCAGATACAGAAGTAGATTTAAATAAAGTTAATTGTTTCTTATCGGACAATTGTGGATCTCCAATTCATAAAAATTACATTGACCACTTAGATTGTAAAGAAATAACTGATCCAAACCATAGGGAAAATACTAGTATCACTATAGAGAATGGTAAGAAAGTGACTCTACAGATGATCTCACTATTATTACAGGGATTTGTAACGGTTGAGCTTTTCGATCAAAATAACAAAAAAATTCTTTTTTGTGTTTTCCCATTTAAACAAGTTGAATCTTTATTATTATGCGCTCCTACAGGTACCGAAATCAAATGTAAGATAACAGATGCAACTTGTAATGTATTTTTTAACCCTGATAGAAACGTACCTAATTGCTTCAGAGTATGTATTTCTCTACATCTCTGCTTAAATACTTTTGTTGAGACAAACGTTAATATAATAATTAGTGGAAAACAGTGTATTCCTCGTCCAAAAATAATAAATAAATCTGACAAGCAGTACGATTTTCAAAAATACTATTGAATTTTCTAGGTAATCATTTGTGTACGCTCAATAATAGTAAACGTTAAGTAACCCCAGAACACAACAATTGTTGTTCATTTCGGAGTTGCTTTTTGGTTTTTTCGGTCTTCAATATACATATACTCGCTAGTGTTGCATTAATTGAAATTAACTGAATTAATTTCATAAATTGAAGCCTTAGAGCTTCAGGGCTATCAAGACGCAAAAAAAGGAGTACCCCACAAAATGTCGAATTTAATATGCACCTCCCAAAGACGGGCATCTCTAAAGGGATAAATTCAAAGCCGAAGAGGTTATTGTTCTTGTGGTCAGGGAAATCTCTGGTAATTTGCAGGAGTAGAATAGGCTACACATAGTTGGACAATCAAATGAAGGGCAAGTAGACTAATACGAAACAAGTCGAGGAGAATCCACTATGACCCAAAAAAGAAGAACGTTTTCAACAGAGTTCAAAAAACAAGTGGTATCTCTATTTGAAAACGGAAAAAGTCGTCAAGAAATTGTCCGTGAATATGATTTAACAGCTTCTGCATTAGACAGATGGATTACTCAATTCCGTCATTCTGGATCTTTTAAAGAAAAGGACAACAGGCTACCAGAAGAACAGGAATTAATCGCGTTACGGAAAAGAAATAAGCAGCTAGAAATGGAAGTAGATATTTTAAAGCAAGCCGCGCTGATCATGGGACGAAAATAGAGGTCATTCAGAAAAATCGCCACATCTATTCGGTATCAGCAATGTGTAAAGTCCTGAAAATAGCTCGAAGCACCTTCTACTCGACAGAGGCTCCGAGTTTAAAAACGTAGCAATTGACGAGCTATTATCCAAGCACAAGATTGAAAGATCCTTAAGTCGAAAGGGTAACCCCTATGACAATGCCGTGGCAGAAACCACATTTAAGATTTTAAAGACTGAGCTCATCAACGGGATGCACTTCCCCAACCTTGCCCAGCTCGTACTTGAACTATTTGATTACGTGAATTGGTACAACAATAAACGGTCGCACAGCTCATTAAGCTACTTAAGTCCAGTTGCTTACAGAAACTTAGCCCTTAAAAAAATTGTTTGATTTAGTGTTGACGTACCAGAGTCTCTTGATTCGATGTATAGAGGGAAACTTAACTTAAAACACTTCTGTAATATGCTAGGAAAAGAAGACAAGGGACCTGTCCCAATTCTCCTTAAAGA encodes the following:
- a CDS encoding S-Ena type endospore appendage — protein: MSVTNHNSEDLCINTKKIYDWVTSPLKLDIEKMIRIEEEKAIDVACCHFNVPCNSEAPSTLWTNIEVTNITGTFSIHYQDGCEGELDVLVNGNIIATINKGQEFCTTVSNIESVEILCRGTVGSGTNCVGMMDIELVYKLADTEVDLNKVNCFLSDNCGSPIHKNYIDHLDCKEITDPNHRENTSITIENGKKVTLQMISLLLQGFVTVELFDQNNKKILFCVFPFKQVESLLLCAPTGTEIKCKITDATCNVFFNPDRNVPNCFRVCISLHLCLNTFVETNVNIIISGKQCIPRPKIINKSDKQYDFQKYY
- a CDS encoding S-Ena type endospore appendage yields the protein MSCTCNSKTDCCFGCCSDDFVQDQSNCCNFTLRDGVIQEVYVAEEVDVTTSGTISINGGLNNGGVAEYIVQFRTNGVVNREIIVFGESCVVFTATRFNNIAITAPGGQVDQQAKGEICVSPRYRLS